TCGATCGCCTCCTCGGTGAGGTGCGCAGCTGAAACCGACTGCAGCAGTTCACCTTCGGCGTCCTCGGTGGAGGTGGTCTGACCCAGCCGGATGGTCGCCGCGTACGACTTCGACGTCGCGGTCAACAAGCCGAGGACCTTGGTGGCCCGCTCGATACCGATCACCAGCACCCCGGTGGCCATCGGATCCAGCGTGCCGGCGTGACCCACCCGGCGGGTGCCGAAGATCCGCCGGCACCGGCCCACCACGTCATGGCTGGTCATCCCGGCGGGCTTGTCAACGACCACCAGTCCCGGCCCGAGACCGCTCACAGCACGATCGCGGTGAGCACCAGGTCGCGCTGCACCGACCACCGCCCGGCCAACGACGTCAGCGGCGGACCCGACACGGCGGCCGGGTCGATCAGGATGCGGGACACGAAACGGCCCGCCGATTCCGAATCCGCCGAGAAGGTGATGTGCGCATCCTCGAACCCCAGCCACCGCTTGGTCAGCGGAAACCACGCCTTGTAGGTTGCCTCCTTGGCGCAGAACAGGATTCGATCCCAGTGCAGGCCGGCCGGCAGTGCCCGCGGAATCTCGCTGCGCTCGGCGGGCAGGCTGATCGCGTCCAGCACACCGTTGGGCAGCACATCGTGCGGCTCGGCGTCGATCCCCACCGAGCGGACCCCTTCGCTGCGTCCCACGACCGCACCACGGTAACCGGTGCAGTGCGTGAGGCTGCCCACGATCCCGTCGGGCCAGCGGGGTTCGCCCTTGTCTCCCTTGAGGATTGGCACCGGCTCGACACCCAGCTCACCGAGCGCGATCCGGGCGCAGTGCCGCACGGTGATGAATTCGCTGCGCCGCTTGGCCACCGACTTGGCGATCAACGGCTCCTCTTCGGGCATCGGTTGCAGCCCGGGCGGATCGGAATACAGCTCGGCGTAAGCCATGTCGTCGATCAGGGTGCCGGGCAGCAGCGCCGACACCAGCATGCCGGCCGTCACCGGTTCTGCCGCTGCCGCAGTTTTTCCCGGAACTGGGTGGCCTGTGCCTTCATCTCCGGGGTGATCACGAAGTGACCGCCGAAGTCGTTGAGGTAGCCCGGCGCGTACTGCGGGTCGGGCAGCACCTGCCGCAGCCAGCTGTAGGGCTTGCGGCGCCGCCACTCCCGCGGGTAACCGACCGACACCTCCTCGAAGCGCACGTCGTCGTGCCAGGTGGTGCGGGGAATGTGCAGATGGCCGTAGACCGAGCAGACCGCGTTGTAGCGGGTGTGCCAGTCGGCGGTCTTGGTGGTGCCGC
The nucleotide sequence above comes from Mycobacterium kiyosense. Encoded proteins:
- a CDS encoding 4'-phosphopantetheinyl transferase encodes the protein MTAGMLVSALLPGTLIDDMAYAELYSDPPGLQPMPEEEPLIAKSVAKRRSEFITVRHCARIALGELGVEPVPILKGDKGEPRWPDGIVGSLTHCTGYRGAVVGRSEGVRSVGIDAEPHDVLPNGVLDAISLPAERSEIPRALPAGLHWDRILFCAKEATYKAWFPLTKRWLGFEDAHITFSADSESAGRFVSRILIDPAAVSGPPLTSLAGRWSVQRDLVLTAIVL